The following are from one region of the Juglans regia cultivar Chandler chromosome 10, Walnut 2.0, whole genome shotgun sequence genome:
- the LOC108991706 gene encoding pantoate--beta-alanine ligase isoform X1 produces the protein MAGREPEIITEKNQMRKWSRAMRAKGETIGLVPTMGYLHEGHISLIKEAHKRTSLIVVSIYVNPGQFSPTEDLSTYPSDFHSDIRKLMAVPGGVDVVFHPHNLYDYGKSKTTGLKNGGGSSNCENSSGGVDGEVEKKGVMSCVEERGLGHETWVRVERLEKVMCGKSRPVFFRGVATVVTKLFNIVEPDVAVFGKKDYQQWRIIQRMVRDLDFSIEVIGSDVMRDNDGLALSSRNVHLSPEEREKALSISKSLLRAKFSAEKGQVNCRELRNLVTQAVDKAGGRIDYAEIVDQESLEAVEEIKSPVVFCIAAWFGKVRLIDNMEINI, from the exons ATGGCAGGCAGAGAACCAGAGATAATAACAGAAAAGAATCAGATGAGGAAATGGTCAAGGGCCATGAGAGCCAAAGGCGAGACCATAGGCTTGGTACCCACCATGGGTTACCTTCATGAGGGCCACATATCACTAATCAAAGAAGCGCACAAGCGCACCAGCTTGATAGTCGTCTCGATCTATGTGAACCCAGGTCAGTTCTCTCCCACCGAGGACCTTTCCACCTACCCATCTGACTTTCATAGTGATATCCGGAAACTCATGGCTGTCCCTGGTGGCGTTGATGTGGTCTTCCATCCCCACAATCTATATGATTATGGAAAAAGTAAAACCACTGGATTAAAGAATGGAGGTGGTAGCAGTAATTGTGAGAACTCTAGTGGTGGTGTTGATGGTGAGGTAGAGAAAAAAGGGGTGATGTCCTGTGTGGAGGAGAGAGGGTTGGGGCATGAAACATGGGTAAGAGTTGAGAGGTTGGAAAAGGTTATGTGTGGGAAGAGTAGGCCAGTGTTCTTTAGAGGGGTTGCGACTGTTGTCACGAAGTTGTTTAATATAGTGGAGCCCGATGTCGCTGTATTCGGGAAGAAGGATTATCAGCAGTGGCGAATTATTCAGCGGATG GTTCGAGATCTTGATTTTTCCATAGAAGTGATAGGTTCTGATGTCATGCGTGATAATGATGGCCTCGCATTGAGTTCACGCAATGTGCATCTATCACCTGAAGAGAGGGAAAAG GCATTATCTATAAGCAAGTCATTGTTGAGAGCTAAGTTTTCTGCAGAAAAGGGTCAAGTAAATTGTAGAGAATTAAGAAACTTGGTGACCCAAGCAGTAGATAAAGCTGGTGGAAGAATTGATTATGCCGAG ATTGTAGACCAGGAGTCTTTGGAGGCGGTGGAAGAGATCAAGAGCCCTGTTGTATTCTGCATTGCTGCCTGGTTTGGGAAGGTCAGGTTGATAGACAACatggaaataaatatatga
- the LOC108991706 gene encoding pantoate--beta-alanine ligase isoform X2, translating to MAGREPEIITEKNQMRKWSRAMRAKGETIGLVPTMGYLHEGHISLIKEAHKRTSLIVVSIYVNPGQFSPTEDLSTYPSDFHSDIRKLMAVPGGVDVVFHPHNLYDYGKSKTTGLKNGGGSSNCENSSGGVDGEVEKKGVMSCVEERGLGHETWVRVERLEKVMCGKSRPVFFRGVATVVTKLFNIVEPDVAVFGKKDYQQWRIIQRMVRDLDFSIEVIGSDVMRDNDGLALSSRNVHLSPEEREKALSISKSLLRAKFSAEKGQVNCRELRNLVTQAVDKAGGRIDYAEIVDQESLEAVEEIKSPVVFCIAAWFGKGTSPRQSP from the exons ATGGCAGGCAGAGAACCAGAGATAATAACAGAAAAGAATCAGATGAGGAAATGGTCAAGGGCCATGAGAGCCAAAGGCGAGACCATAGGCTTGGTACCCACCATGGGTTACCTTCATGAGGGCCACATATCACTAATCAAAGAAGCGCACAAGCGCACCAGCTTGATAGTCGTCTCGATCTATGTGAACCCAGGTCAGTTCTCTCCCACCGAGGACCTTTCCACCTACCCATCTGACTTTCATAGTGATATCCGGAAACTCATGGCTGTCCCTGGTGGCGTTGATGTGGTCTTCCATCCCCACAATCTATATGATTATGGAAAAAGTAAAACCACTGGATTAAAGAATGGAGGTGGTAGCAGTAATTGTGAGAACTCTAGTGGTGGTGTTGATGGTGAGGTAGAGAAAAAAGGGGTGATGTCCTGTGTGGAGGAGAGAGGGTTGGGGCATGAAACATGGGTAAGAGTTGAGAGGTTGGAAAAGGTTATGTGTGGGAAGAGTAGGCCAGTGTTCTTTAGAGGGGTTGCGACTGTTGTCACGAAGTTGTTTAATATAGTGGAGCCCGATGTCGCTGTATTCGGGAAGAAGGATTATCAGCAGTGGCGAATTATTCAGCGGATG GTTCGAGATCTTGATTTTTCCATAGAAGTGATAGGTTCTGATGTCATGCGTGATAATGATGGCCTCGCATTGAGTTCACGCAATGTGCATCTATCACCTGAAGAGAGGGAAAAG GCATTATCTATAAGCAAGTCATTGTTGAGAGCTAAGTTTTCTGCAGAAAAGGGTCAAGTAAATTGTAGAGAATTAAGAAACTTGGTGACCCAAGCAGTAGATAAAGCTGGTGGAAGAATTGATTATGCCGAG ATTGTAGACCAGGAGTCTTTGGAGGCGGTGGAAGAGATCAAGAGCCCTGTTGTATTCTGCATTGCTGCCTGGTTTGGGAAG